One genomic segment of Komagataella phaffii GS115 chromosome 4, complete sequence includes these proteins:
- a CDS encoding Subunit of Elongator complex, which is required for modification of wobble nucleosides in tRNA produces the protein MASVESIFIGCNRELYTSDYSERFKRVAFGAGITISIWNPLANDYKGVVTTLKSHTKEVLCVKWVPLTSFLLSTSEDCSIKLWKVDDNGTDYELVGTTNHHKHSVTSLALAGSSLFLSGDASGLLCFWHISGKGDLELLHEFTVKDGFYSLSLALQQLSDGDFLALIGGTNTNIYVYSFNYDKSPAKIAKFAQSAVLAGHEDWVKSIVVKMHEGDFFIASGAQDRYIRLWKLSLNEKIDVSDEDSTKLTLLSNKQYKFTIGQTRCAIHFDAIIMGHDDWISHLNWHPTKLELLSASSDTSVMIWKPDPISGIWVGKTRLGELSMKGASTATGSSGGFWSSLWIFENDKQYILTNGRTGSWRLWSSSNGDDWDQQLAITGAIKSVTDLEWSENGEYLLATSLDQTTRLYARWVSNSDGSPHTPTSWHEFARPQIHGYDMVCISCLSNNRFISGGEEKILRSFDEPKGVAKLLEKFCSMRQTHIDEMPESASLPVLGLSNKAENESAVTHENINNDEEEEDQSEKNISYEVVSALDQPPLEDHLQRHTLWPEIEKLYGHGYEITAVDSSPDKQLVASSCRSNTPAHAVVRVFDTRTWQQLPQVLEGHDLTITRLKFSPNNQFLLAVSRDRRFSLWKRTGSDLQQFELLKLQEKAHSRIIWDCCWAPSELSDSTFFTVSRDKHIKAWSYDEIKKDTIQLASLKLDEQVTAVDSFKAAIDGKAVIALGTESGSIKVFSFNNNNEFVLINELDYKIVPGDRVNRISISRNLQDKKLLMGVGSSDTSTRIYILSV, from the coding sequence ATGGCTTCAGTAGAAAGTATCTTTATTGGTTGCAATCGAGAACTGTATACCAGTGATTACAGTGAGAGGTTCAAACGGGTCGCTTTCGGGGCAGGAATCACCATTTCCATCTGGAACCCTCTTGCAAACGACTATAAGGGAGTAGTCACTACTCTAAAGTCGCATACAAAAGAGGTGCTGTGTGTCAAATGGGTCCCATTGACATCTTTTCTGCTATCTACTTCTGAGGATTGCTCAATAAAATTGTGGAAAGTTGACGACAATGGCACAGACTACGAATTAGTTGGCACCACCAACCATCATAAGCATAGTGTCACGAGTCTTGCATTGGCTGGCAGCTCGTTATTTTTGTCAGGGGATGCATCTGGATTATTGTGTTTCTGGCATATTTCAGGCAAAGGCGATCTAGAATTATTGCATGAGTTCACAGTCAAAGACGGATTTTACTCATTGTCTCTGGCCCTTCAACAGTTGTCTGATGGAGATTTCCTTGCACTGATAGGAGGCACCAACACTAATATTTACGTTTATTCTTTCAATTACGACAAGTCTCCGGCAAAGATTGCAAAGTTTGCTCAGTCTGCCGTATTAGCAGGACATGAAGATTGGGTGAAATCAATAGTGGTAAAAATGCATGAAGGTGATTTTTTTATTGCCAGTGGTGCTCAAGACAGATACATTAGGCTTTGGAAACTGAGTCTAAACgaaaaaattgatgttTCTGATGAGGATTCCACCAAGTTAACACTACTCAGTAATAAACAGTACAAATTTACCATCGGTCAGACCCGATGTGCAATTCACTTCGATGCTATCATCATGGGACACGATGATTGGATATCTCACTTGAACTGGCATCCAACTAAACTGGAGCTACTCTCAGCATCATCAGACACATCCGTTATGATCTGGAAACCTGATCCAATCAGCGGTATTTGGGTAGGTAAAACTAGGTTGGGTGAACTTAGTATGAAGGGTGCGTCAACAGCAACAGGATCATCTGGTGGGTTCTGGTCTTCACTATGGATatttgaaaatgacaaaCAATATATTTTGACGAATGGAAGAACAGGTTCCTGGAGATTGTGgtcatcttcaaatggagATGACTGGGACCAACAGCTTGCCATTACCGGTGCTATAAAAAGTGTCACTGACTTGGAATGGTCAGAAAATGGAGAATATTTATTGGCAACCTCACTGGACCAAACCACAAGGCTTTACGCAAGATGGGTGTCTAATTCGGATGGCTCTCCGCATACTCCAACTTCATGGCACGAGTTTGCAAGACCCCAAATTCATGGTTACGATATGGTGTGTATATCCTGTTTGAGTAACAATAGGTTTATTTCCggaggagaagaaaaaattctGAGATCCTTTGATGAGCCAAAGGGAGTTGCAAAGCTATTAGAAAAATTCTGTAGCATGAGACAAACTCATATTGATGAAATGCCTGAGAGTGCTTCGTTGCCTGTTCTAGGCCTTTCTAACAAAGCAGAGAACGAGTCTGCCGTTACACACgaaaatatcaacaatgacgaagaggaggaagacCAATCCGAGAAGAATATTTCATATGAAGTCGTTTCCGCTCTTGATCAGCCTCCATTAGAAGATCACCTGCAAAGACATACTTTGTGGCCCGAAATTGAGAAGCTTTACGGACATGGTTATGAAATCACGGCAGTGGATTCATCTCCCGACAAACAATTGGTAGCTTCTTCTTGTAGGTCAAATACACCTGCACATGCTGTAGTCAGAGTTTTTGACACCAGAACGTGGCAGCAATTGCCCCAGGTACTTGAAGGTCACGATTTGACCATTACcagattgaaattttctCCAAACAATCAATTCTTGCTCGCCGTGTCCAGGGATAGACGATTTTCCTTATGgaaaagaactggaagTGACTTGCAACAGTTTGAGCTTCTTAAGCTGCAAGAAAAGGCGCACTCGAGGATTATTTGGGATTGTTGTTGGGCACCTTCAGAATTGTCAGATTCGACGTTCTTCACCGTTTCTAGAGATAAACACATCAAGGCTTGGAGTTACGAcgaaatcaaaaaagataCGATTCAGCTCGCTTCTCTCAAGTTGGATGAACAAGTTACGGCAGTGGATTCGTTCAAAGCTGCTATTGATGGAAAAGCTGTAATTGCACTTGGCACAGAGTCTGGTAGTATAAAAGTgttctctttcaacaacaacaatgaaTTTGTACTGATCAATGAGCTGGATTACAAGATCGTTCCTGGTGATAGAGTCAACAGAATATCCATTAGTCGAAACTTACAAGATAAAAAATTACTGATGGGAGTCGGCAGCAGTGATACGTCAACTCGTATTTATATTTTGTCTGTATAG
- a CDS encoding Enoyl reductase that catalyzes the last step in each cycle of very long chain fatty acid elongation has translation MVKLIVNPRSETLRQINVDTTPNTRVRDIVVAYGKANNSLSSSRIRFTKLEEDAVSKKPKHVTLDYEKSLAQNGIVFTDDSDSKEVYAKDLGPQISWKLVFLIEYVGPLIIHPLLYYGWFKPDYNTLTQKVSFILVMLHFLKREYETTFVHLFSSDTMPLFNVFKNSAHYWILSGLSLAVTIYAPDSYRNNLRADGSREHKIPYGYGFNLVSFPNYFFESVAWLAFALLNNNWSSWVFLTIASIQMYIWAAKKHKRYLKEFGDQYPKNRKAMIPFLL, from the exons ATGGTTAAACTCATTGTTAATCCAAGGTCTGAGACCCTGAGACAAATCAACGTAGACACTACCCCCAATACAAGAGTCAGAGACATTGTGGTAGCTTACGGAAAGGCAAATAACAGTTTATCCAGCTCCAGAATCAGATTCACtaaactggaagaagacGCAGTTTCCAAGAAACCAAAGCATGTCACTCTGGACTACGAGAAATCCTTAGCTCAAAATGGGATAGTCTTCACAGATGATTcagattccaaagaagtcTATGCGAAAGATTTGGGACCCCAGATCAGTTGGAAATTAGTGTTCCTGATCGAATACGTGGGCCCGCTGATTATTCATCCATTGCTCTATTACGGCTGGTTCAAACCTGACTATAACACTCTTACAcagaaagtttctttcattttggtGATGCTGCACTTCCTGAAACGTGAATACGAAACAACTTTTGTGCACCTGTTTTCATCTGATACAATGCCTCTTTTCAAcgttttcaagaactcaGCTCATTATTGGATTCTTAGTGGATTGAGCCTTGCTGTCACTATTTATGCTCCGGATTCATACCGAAATAA TCTCAGAGCCGATGGCTCCAGAGAACATAAAATTCCCTATGGATATGGCTTCAACCTGGTCTCTTTCCCCAActatttctttgaatctgtAGCTTGGTTGGCATTTGCCCTTCTCAACAATAACTGGTCATCTTGGGTGTTCCTTACCATTGCCTCCATTCAGATGTATATTTGGGCCGCTAAGAAACACAAAAGATATCTCAAGGAGTTTGGGGACCAATATCCCAAGAACAGGAAAGCAATGATTCCATTCCTTTTGTAG
- a CDS encoding Glycerol kinase, converts glycerol to glycerol-3-phosphate, translating to MGKDYTPLVATIDIGTTSTRAILFDYHGQEVAKHQIEYSTSAQDDIKRKRSQIISSEGISLTVSDDLEVESVDNKAGPTLQFPQPGWVECRPSHILANAVQCLAACLVTMENKNLDRDEKNKYKLISIGVANMRETTVVWSKKTGKPLYNGIVWNDTRNNDIVDEYTAKYSEKEREEMRTLCGCPISTYFSATKFRWLLKHVPEVKQAYDNADGDLMFGTIDSWLIYHLTNEKSHVTDVTNASRTNFMNIETNKYDDRLLKFWDVDTSKVILPEIRSSAEVYGHFKVPHLESIGYVESYLTDDALALLETIEGAPLAGCLGDQSASLVGQLAVRKGDAKCTYGTGAFLLYNTGDQTLISEHGALTTVGYWFPGLDESEDGKHSSKPQYALEGSIAVAGSVVQWLRDNLRLISKAQDVGPLASQVDNSGGVVFVPAFSGLFAPYWDSNSRGTIFGLTQYTSASHIARAALEGVCFQTRAILKAMISDAGASADFLEESSKATGHNPLSVLAVDGGMSKSDEMMQIQADILGPCVTVRRSINPECTALGAAIAAGFGVPKEDRIWGSLKECTEAILEGNKMYLAAGNTSLDFKATLSDEVRRKEWRLWENAIAKAKGWLKDTA from the coding sequence ATGGGAAAAGACTATACACCACTAGTTGCTACCATCGATATTGGTACTACCTCCACCAGAGCTATTCTTTTTGACTACCACGGTCAGGAAGTGGCCAAGCACCAGATCGAGTACTCTACCTCTGCTCAGGATgatatcaaaagaaagcGTTCTCAGATCATCTCTTCCGAAGGTATTTCCCTGACAGTTTCTGACGACTTGGAAGTTGAGTCCGTTGACAATAAGGCTGGTCCAACTTTGCAATTTCCTCAGCCAGGCTGGGTTGAATGTCGTCCAAGTCACATCTTGGCCAACGCCGTTCAGTGTCTTGCTGCTTGTTTAGTCACCATGGAGAACAAGAACTTGGACCgagatgaaaaaaataaataCAAGCTCATATCTATCGGTGTTGCCAACATGAGAGAGACCACGGTTGTTTGGTCCAAGAAGACAGGAAAGCCTCTTTACAACGGTATTGTGTGGAACGATACCAGAAACAACGATATTGTTGACGAGTACACCGCCAAGTACTCTGAGAAGGAGAGAGAGGAAATGCGAACCTTGTGTGGTTGTCCAATCTCCACCTACTTTTCTGCAACCAAGTTCAGATGGTTACTGAAGCATGTTCCTGAGGTCAAACAGGCCTATGACAATGCTGATGGGGATCTAATGTTTGGTACTATTGACTCTTGGTTGATTTACCACTTGACTAACGAAAAATCCCACGTCACTGATGTTACCAATGCCTCCAGAACCAACTTCATGAACATTGAAACCAACAAATATGACGAcagacttttgaaattctggGACGTCGATACTTCCAAAGTCATCCTTCCAGAAATCAGATCTTCCGCAGAAGTCTACGGACACTTCAAGGTCCCACACTTGGAGTCTATTGGATATGTTGAGTCTTACCTTACTGATGACGCCCTTGCTCTTCTGGAAACTATTGAAGGTGCTCCTTTGGCTGGATGTCTGGGTGACCAATCTGCCTCTTTGGTTGGACAGTTGGCTGTCAGAAAGGGTGATGCCAAATGTACATATGGTACCGGTGCTTTCTTGCTGTACAACACTGGTGATCAGACTTTGATTTCTGAGCACGGTGCTTTGACCACTGTGGGATATTGGTTCCCAGGTTTGGATGAGTCCGAAGATGGCAAACACTCTTCTAAGCCACAGTATGCTTTGGAGGGATCGATTGCTGTCGCTGGATCTGTCGTGCAATGGTTAAGAGATAACCTTCGTTTGATTTCCAAGGCTCAGGACGTCGGACCATTGGCTTCTCAAGTTGACAACTCTGGAGGTGTGGTATTTGTTCCAGCATTTTCAGGATTGTTTGCCCCTTACTGGGATTCCAACTCCAGAGGAACCATTTTCGGTCTGACCCAATACACCTCAGCTTCTCATATTGCTAGAGCTGCTTTGGAAGGTGTCTGTTTCCAAACTAGAGCCATTTTGAAGGCCATGATCAGCGATGCAGGAGCTTCTGCTGACTTTTTGGAGGAATCATCCAAGGCCACTGGCCACAACCCTCTGTCAGTTCTTGCCGTGGACGGAGGTATGTCCAAATCAGACGAGATGATGCAGATCCAAGCTGATATTTTGGGTCCATGTGTCACTGTTAGACGTTCCATCAACCCTGAATGTACTGCACTGGGAGCTGCCATTGCTGCCGGTTTTGGTGTCCCTAAGGAAGATAGAATTTGGGGTTCCTTGAAGGAATGTACCGAGGCCATTCTTGAGGGTAACAAGATGTACTTGGCTGCAGGGAACACTTCTTTGGACTTCAAGGCCACATTGAGCGACGAGGTCAGAAGAAAGGAATGGAGATTGTGGGAAAATGCCATTGCAAAGGCAAAGGGCTGGCTTAAGGACACTGCTTAA
- a CDS encoding Putative channel-like protein — protein sequence MSYSKPQIQETEDSAHSIEKPFLGSSNQEPDFSAIEEELPEINNWLAKVRYEYRDYLAEFIGTLVLVGFGDGVVAQKVTSGGTAGNYTTIVLSWGIAVTFGFMASGGVSGGHLNPAVTLCAAIFRGFPWRKVPGYMFSQMLGGFMGAFVVYGTYIQAIAHFEGGTQRTVFGENATAGIFCTYAQPYLHTKHQVVSELVASAFLQFGIFSLTDTSNVSSSPFWFPFGLFLLIVGIGSSFGYQTGYAINAARDLAPRIASRALGYGPETFTAYHNYAWVPAVIPFIGCILGGFLYDLFVFTGSVSPLNKPYFGFGKFFNKKSKAPTIA from the coding sequence ATGTCATATTCAAAACCACAAATCCAAGAGACTGAAGACTCGGCCCACAGTATAGAAAAGCCATTTCTGGGTTCCTCCAACCAAGAACCAGATTTCTctgcaattgaagaagagctCCCTGAGATCAACAACTGGCTTGCTAAGGTCAGATATGAGTACAGAGACTACTTAGCTGAGTTCATTGGAACCCTAGTGTTGGTTGGATTCGGTGACGGTGTTGTTGCTCAGAAAGTCACATCTGGTGGCACTGCTGGTAACTATACGACTATCGTTCTTTCATGGGGTATTGCAGTCACCTTCGGTTTTATGGCATCTGGAGGTGTCTCCGGAGGTCACTTGAACCCTGCTGTCACTCTTTGCGCTGCCATTTTTAGGGGATTCCCCTGGAGGAAAGTCCCCGGTTACATGTTCTCTCAGATGCTAGGAGGTTTCATGGGTGCTTTCGTCGTTTACGGTACTTACATTCAAGCTATCGCTCATTTCGAAGGGGGAACCCAAAGAACTGTTTTCGGAGAGAATGCCACAGCAGGAATCTTCTGTACATATGCGCAACCATACCTGCACACCAAACATCAAGTTGTTTCTGAACTTGTGGCTTCTGCGTTCCTGCagtttggaatcttttctttaacAGATACCTCTAATGTGTCATCGTCACCATTTTGGTTCCCATTTGGTTTATTTTTACTGATTGTCGGAATTGGTTCATCTTTCGGATACCAGACGGGTTATGCCATCAACGCAGCAAGAGATCTTGCCCCTCGTATTGCATCCAGAGCCCTAGGTTACGGTCCAGAGACATTTACTGCATATCACAACTACGCTTGGGTCCCTGCTGTTATTCCCTTCATCGGCTGTATTTTGGGAGGGTTCCTTTACGACTTGTTCGTCTTTACTGGATCAGTTTCCCCTCTTAATAAGCCTTATTTCGGTTTCGGcaagtttttcaacaagaagTCCAAGGCTCCAACTATTGCCTAG
- a CDS encoding Glutamine synthetase (GS), synthesizes glutamine from glutamate and ammonia, giving the protein MSSSEIIENTALLQKYQSLDQRGKIIAEYIWIDASGGIRSKGRTLSKKPSSIDDLPEWNFDGSSTGQAPGHDSDVYLRPVSYYADPFRRGDNIVVLAECWNNDGTPNKFNHRHECAKLMKAHKDQEVWFGLEQEYTLLDKYDNVYAWPKGGFPAPQGPYYCGVGTGKVYARDMIEAHYRACIHAGINISGINAEVMPSQWEFQVGPCNGIDMGDQLWVARYLLQRVAEEFGIKISFHPKPLKGDWNGAGCHTNVSTSAMRVPGGMKYIEAAVEKLAKRHLEHIALYGSDNEQRLTGRHETASMTSFSSGVANRGASIRIPRSVAKEGYGYFEDRRPASNIDPYLVTGIMVETICGAIPDADMTKEYKRESD; this is encoded by the coding sequence ATGTCTTCATCcgaaatcattgaaaacacTGCTTTGCTGCAGAAATATCAGTCCTTAGACCAGAGAGGTAAGATCATTGCCGAGTACATCTGGATTGATGCCAGTGGAGGAATCAGATCCAAGGGTAGAACCTTGAGCAAGAAGCCTTCTTCCATTGATGACCTTCCAGAATGGAACTTCGACGGTTCTTCCACTGGACAGGCTCCAGGTCACGACTCTGACGTCTACCTGAGACCAGTCTCCTACTACGCCGACCCTTTCAGAAGAGGTGACAACATTGTTGTTCTGGCCGAGTGCTGGAACAACGATGGTACTCCAAACAAGTTCAACCACAGACATGAGTGTGCCAAGCTGATGAAGGCCCACAAGGACCAGGAGGTTTGGTTCGGTCTGGAACAGGAGTACACCCTGCTCGACAAGTATGACAATGTCTACGCTTGGCCAAAGGGCGGTTTCCCAGCTCCTCAGGGTCCATACTACTGTGGTGTTGGTACCGGTAAGGTCTACGCTAGAGACATGATTGAAGCTCATTACAGAGCTTGTATTCACGCCGGAATTAACATCTCCGGTATCAATGCTGAGGTCATGCCTTCCCAGTGGGAGTTCCAGGTCGGTCCTTGCAATGGTATCGACATGGGAGACCAGCTCTGGGTTGCCCGTTACCTGTTGCAGCGTGTTGCCGAGGAGTTCGGTATCAAGATCTCATTCCATCCTAAGCCACTGAAGGGTGACTGGAATGGTGCTGGTTGCCATACCAATGTTTCGACTTCCGCCATGAGAGTTCCAGGTGGTATGAAATACATTGAGGCCGCTGTCGAGAAGCTGGCCAAGAGACATTTGGAGCACATTGCTCTATATGGTTCTGACAACGAACAGAGATTGACTGGAAGACATGAAACTGCTTCCATGacttctttctcttccGGTGTCGCCAACAGAGGTGCTTCTATCAGAATTCCAAGATCTGTTGCCAAGGAGGGATACGGTTACTTTGAGGACCGTAGACCTGCTTCCAACATTGATCCATACTTGGTCACTGGTATCATGGTTGAGACCATCTGTGGTGCCATCCCTGATGCTGACATGACCAAGGAGTACAAGAGAGAATCTGATTAA
- a CDS encoding Cytosolic superoxide dismutase: MVKAVAVLRGDSTVGGTVVFEQSSESSPTTITYDIKGNSPNAERGFHIHQFGDNTNGCTSAGPHFNPFGKTHGAPTDEARHVGDLGNVKTDAEGVAKGVITDNQVKLIGETSILGRTVVIHDGTDDLGKGGHADSLKTGNAGGRPACGVIGLAA; encoded by the coding sequence ATGGTCAAAGCAGTTGCAGTCTTAAGAGGCGATTCTACCGTCGGCGGTACCGTTGTCTTCGAACAATCCTCCGAAAGCAGCCCTACCACTATCACTTACGACATCAAAGGTAACTCCCCAAACGCTGAGAGAGGTTTCCACATTCACCAGTTCGGTGACAATACCAATGGTTGTACTTCAGCTGGTCCTCACTTCAACCCATTTGGTAAGACCCACGGTGCTCCAACTGACGAAGCTAGACACGTCGGTGACTTGGGTAACGTCAAGACCGACGCTGAAGGTGTTGCCAAGGGTGTTATAACCGATAACCAGGTTAAGCTGATCGGTGAGACCTCAATTCTAGGTAGAACTGTTGTTATTCACGACGGAACTGACGATCTAGGAAAGGGTGGTCACGCCGACTCTTTGAAGACCGGTAACGCTGGTGGAAGACCAGCTTGTGGTGTCATCGGTTTGGCAGCTTAA
- a CDS encoding Mitochondrial ribosomal protein of the small subunit — MFLKSVQRSTRGIHTVPKLANQDAWLKNGIKGLYSAQGFKESWVDYQQYLVDNLTMRTVGTLNETRTPFEIIKATYKNASDTTTFHYASQCFNNHLFFEQVADSGASDSAPSPNLEYIINKSFGSLEDLKADFEAELTTLNGQGWVFLVENNQKELEIVSCINEGTPYFHSRNQNLDLSSQITIDDVTQLDILSQFVKNGNREPFNNVPLICFNSWHYAYLHDYGVNGKVEFLQKFWDCLNWNVINQRLFNQASL, encoded by the coding sequence ATGTTTCTAAAGTCCGTACAAAGGAGTACCAGAGGAATCCATACGGTACCAAAACTAGCCAACCAGGATGCGTGGCTGAAAAATGGGATAAAAGGACTCTACTCTGCCCAGGGATTTAAGGAATCCTGGGTCGACTACCAACAATATCTAGTAGATAATCTTACCATGAGAACTGTGGGAACCCTTAACGAAACACGCACGCCCTTTGAAATCATCAAGGCCACATACAAAAATGCATCTGATACAACAACCTTCCACTATGCTTCACAATGTTTCAACAACCATCTGTTTTTTGAACAAGTGGCTGACTCCGGGGCCTCTGACTCGGCACCTTCACCAAATTTAGAGTACATTATAAATAAATCATTTGGATCTCTAGAGGACTTGAAGGCTGATTTTGAGGCTGAGCTTACCACACTGAATGGTCAAGGCTGGGTTTTCTTGGTAGAGAACAACCAGAAAGAACTCGAAATTGTTTCATGTATCAATGAGGGAACGCCCTATTTTCACAGCAGAAACCAGAATCTGGATCTCTCTTCGCAAATCACTATTGATGATGTCACACAACTGGATATCTTGTCACAATTTGTCAAGAACGGAAACAGAGAGCCATTCAATAACGTTCCTTTAATCTGTTTCAACTCATGGCACTATGCATACCTACATGACTATGGTGTTAACGGCAAGGTTGAGTTTTTGCAAAAGTTCTGGGATTGTCTGAACTGGAATGTCATCAACCAAAGACTCTTCAACCAAGCCAGCCTTTGA